Proteins from a single region of Streptomyces spinoverrucosus:
- a CDS encoding ANTAR domain-containing protein, which translates to MVMAQLGVGADEALARLRGHAFARGLTVLDLAHDVVAHRERFERD; encoded by the coding sequence ATGGTCATGGCCCAGCTGGGCGTGGGCGCGGACGAGGCGCTGGCGCGGTTGCGGGGGCATGCTTTCGCGCGGGGGCTGACGGTGCTCGATCTGGCGCATGACGTGGTGGCGCACCGGGAGCGCTTCGAGCGGGACTAG
- a CDS encoding helix-turn-helix domain-containing protein, producing the protein MAKRDDPETIGRRVQQLRHQRGLTQRQLAEPAYTPAYISTLEAGRVRPSDEALRHLADRLGVAFDELATGRPARLATDLRLQLTEAQRTLATGEAEEARERYAALLAEAETHGLVEEQATALLGLGECALDTGDLTAARLRFERAEQTLRDAPLPARVPALRGRAIAHYLAGELRYAVYLLESTLDELNRGGLHDPDALLHLYAAVIGPYMDMGAHARAAQAAEFALALAPQAGDPALVARMHRQVARTLVAEGRLAEADASLAKAAEMYRQLQIRTELANCHWMRGYVYAQNGDLERAETELRAAQGMLSAKRAALYSSQVAVELADVLHRRGKSEEAAALLHEVLGDLSSERGAVHAAAAHRLLGRIAEDAGDTESAEEHYVRALSLLERAGAAGDLADLCRLLGDLLRRTGRVEAALDAYRTGLGHRTAPGTTTLGPAPAQPPL; encoded by the coding sequence ATGGCGAAGCGGGACGACCCGGAGACCATCGGGCGCAGGGTCCAGCAGCTGCGGCACCAACGGGGTCTCACCCAGCGGCAGTTGGCCGAACCCGCCTACACCCCGGCCTACATCTCCACCCTGGAGGCCGGCCGCGTCCGCCCCTCCGACGAGGCGCTGCGGCACCTCGCCGACCGTCTCGGCGTCGCCTTCGACGAGCTGGCCACCGGCCGCCCCGCCCGCCTCGCCACCGACCTACGGCTCCAGCTGACCGAGGCCCAGCGCACCCTCGCCACCGGGGAGGCGGAGGAGGCGCGGGAGCGGTACGCCGCCCTGCTCGCGGAGGCGGAGACGCACGGCCTGGTGGAGGAGCAGGCCACCGCGCTGCTCGGGCTCGGCGAGTGCGCGCTGGACACCGGTGATCTGACCGCCGCCCGGCTCCGTTTCGAGCGCGCCGAGCAGACCCTGCGGGACGCCCCCCTCCCCGCCCGCGTCCCGGCCCTGCGCGGCCGCGCCATCGCCCACTACCTCGCCGGTGAACTCCGGTACGCCGTCTACCTCCTGGAGTCCACCCTCGACGAACTCAACCGCGGCGGACTGCACGACCCGGACGCCCTGCTCCACCTCTACGCCGCCGTCATCGGCCCCTACATGGACATGGGCGCCCACGCCCGCGCCGCCCAGGCCGCCGAGTTCGCGCTCGCCCTCGCGCCACAGGCCGGCGACCCCGCCCTGGTCGCCCGGATGCACCGGCAGGTCGCCCGCACCCTGGTCGCCGAGGGCCGGCTCGCCGAGGCCGACGCCTCGCTGGCCAAGGCCGCCGAGATGTACCGCCAGCTCCAGATCCGTACCGAACTCGCCAACTGCCACTGGATGCGCGGCTACGTCTACGCCCAGAACGGCGACCTGGAGCGCGCCGAGACCGAACTGCGCGCCGCCCAGGGCATGCTCTCCGCCAAGCGTGCCGCCCTCTACAGCAGCCAGGTCGCCGTCGAGCTCGCCGACGTACTGCACCGGCGCGGCAAGTCCGAGGAGGCCGCCGCCCTGCTGCACGAGGTGCTCGGCGACCTCTCCTCCGAGCGCGGCGCCGTGCACGCCGCCGCCGCGCACCGGCTGCTCGGCCGGATCGCCGAGGACGCCGGAGACACCGAGTCGGCCGAGGAGCACTACGTCCGAGCCCTCAGCCTGCTGGAACGCGCGGGCGCCGCCGGTGACCTGGCCGACCTGTGCCGGCTGCTGGGCGATCTGCTGCGCCGCACCGGCCGGGTGGAGGCCGCGCTGGACGCGTACCGGACGGGACTGGGCCACCGTACGGCCCCCGGCACCACCACCCTCGGACCCGCACCCGCACAGCCCCCGCTGTGA
- a CDS encoding permease yields MENQRTLADGLRLGIRALVCTAVGGTALITVATVASVLGPVLALDLYTPPVAAWWTVFTAIAVQGVPFLLLGTVVSAAIGAFVPERVFTRLLPRNQALGVPVAGAAGVVLPGCECASVPVAGSLIRRGVAPAAALAFLLSAPAINPVVLVATSIAFPGQPEMVLGRLLASLAAAVVMGWLWARFGQERWLRPPGKPSATGGGLRGFAHGLQHDFLHAGGFLVLGAAAAATFNIAVPRSVLDVFTGSPWLSVLLLALLAVVLCVCSEADAFVAASLSGFSPTARLTFMVVGPMVDLKLIALQAGTFGRAFAVRFASVTWVVAVACAALVGWWLL; encoded by the coding sequence GTGGAGAACCAACGGACACTGGCCGACGGCCTGCGGCTCGGCATCCGCGCGCTCGTCTGCACCGCCGTCGGCGGCACCGCACTGATCACCGTCGCGACCGTCGCCTCCGTGCTCGGGCCGGTGCTGGCGCTCGACCTCTACACCCCGCCCGTCGCGGCCTGGTGGACGGTGTTCACCGCGATCGCCGTGCAGGGCGTGCCGTTCCTGCTGCTCGGCACGGTGGTGTCGGCGGCGATCGGCGCGTTCGTGCCCGAGCGGGTGTTCACCCGGCTCCTGCCGCGCAACCAGGCCCTCGGCGTCCCCGTCGCGGGCGCCGCCGGGGTCGTACTGCCCGGCTGCGAGTGCGCCTCCGTACCGGTGGCGGGCAGCCTCATACGGCGCGGTGTGGCCCCCGCGGCGGCCCTCGCCTTCCTCCTCTCCGCGCCCGCGATCAACCCGGTCGTGCTCGTCGCGACCTCGATCGCGTTCCCGGGACAGCCGGAAATGGTGCTCGGCCGGCTCCTCGCCTCCCTGGCCGCGGCGGTGGTGATGGGCTGGCTGTGGGCCCGGTTCGGCCAGGAGCGGTGGCTACGGCCACCCGGCAAACCCTCGGCAACGGGCGGCGGCCTGCGGGGCTTCGCCCACGGCCTCCAGCACGACTTCCTGCACGCCGGCGGCTTCCTGGTGCTGGGCGCGGCCGCCGCGGCGACCTTCAACATCGCCGTGCCCCGCTCCGTCCTGGACGTCTTCACCGGGTCCCCCTGGCTGTCCGTCCTCCTGCTCGCCCTGCTCGCCGTCGTGCTGTGCGTGTGCAGCGAGGCCGACGCCTTCGTCGCCGCCTCGCTGAGCGGCTTCTCGCCGACCGCGCGGCTGACGTTCATGGTCGTCGGGCCGATGGTCGACCTGAAGCTGATCGCGTTGCAGGCGGGCACGTTCGGGCGGGCCTTCGCGGTGCGGTTCGCGTCGGTGACATGGGTGGTCGCGGTGGCGTGCGCCGCGCTGGTGGGGTGGTGGCTGCTGTGA
- a CDS encoding TIGR03943 family putative permease subunit — translation MRRYGPAVLLLLTGAAVLRISLFGDLYLRYVQAGLRPYLIVSGCALVLLAVVSAIISRRPYDDGCQGHRHGPGVAWLLTLPALALLFFPPPALGSYSAEREAAARAAQGVGTFPALPKAKVLDLTLAEFGSRAIYDSGRSLKGRTVRLTGFVTRDDDGTWYVTRLLISCCAADASTSKVEIRGVEAPPTDTWVAVTGTWHPEGRLGTDEAWPAVLDAGDVRTVPEPANPYEKR, via the coding sequence GTGAGGCGCTACGGGCCGGCGGTGCTGCTCCTGCTCACCGGGGCGGCGGTGCTGCGGATCTCACTGTTCGGTGACCTGTATCTGCGGTATGTGCAGGCGGGGCTCAGGCCGTATCTGATCGTGTCCGGCTGCGCGCTGGTACTGCTGGCGGTGGTGTCGGCGATCATCAGCAGGCGCCCGTACGACGACGGCTGCCAAGGTCACCGGCACGGACCCGGCGTCGCCTGGCTGCTCACCCTTCCCGCCCTCGCCCTGCTGTTCTTCCCGCCGCCCGCCCTCGGCTCGTACAGCGCCGAGCGGGAGGCGGCGGCGCGGGCCGCGCAGGGCGTCGGGACCTTCCCCGCGCTGCCGAAGGCGAAGGTGCTCGACCTCACCCTCGCCGAGTTCGGTTCCCGGGCGATCTACGACAGCGGGCGCTCGCTGAAGGGCCGTACCGTCCGCCTGACCGGCTTCGTCACCCGGGACGACGACGGCACCTGGTACGTCACCCGGCTCCTGATCTCCTGCTGCGCTGCCGACGCCAGCACGAGCAAGGTCGAGATCCGGGGGGTGGAGGCCCCGCCGACGGATACGTGGGTTGCCGTCACCGGGACCTGGCATCCCGAGGGCAGGCTCGGCACGGACGAGGCGTGGCCGGCCGTGCTCGACGCCGGGGACGTGAGGACGGTGCCGGAACCGGCGAATCCGTACGAGAAGCGGTGA